The following are encoded in a window of Spiroplasma tabanidicola genomic DNA:
- a CDS encoding DNA translocase FtsK: protein MNDYGRNHITLDANDDDRTRALDIQRKQRRPDSIAWIISALLLFFINVVALGRITVIGQLLDDLVFTFLFGWFKYFLYLLFFIIDFAIYFGIKFKPKKRFLAMIFVTWIMCCWVISSILFIVAHNLKSDDLVIPNYWSKDIFLNSLKSYLTQWKTHSFFGSTQNLLVSSKDSYFTTYAGGGFIGAFLSGISSYLTIYGSLILALVFFFINMVWIFTGDPFYLFKPKNKRRGKRLRILSLKSKDSNGNINKIKRPKRNSIFSVINLDGERTLDERDILASVKESDITIEMPSYIKNSDHYIYRNVDENFYNEDYVSSPQASYDPIFDFDQNILGSSSKGYLQVQDNYNNLAEQQNFQQYQNFNNQNNYNYQQSYQQTPKFMNQYQDMGYTNNQFTGNDNSLFANSQIEAKENFIEAQEDVRKAFERQTSITPHGFNGKTQEFLSAMKKEKLEKEGQVQSTLDQFLVKDKVYKNEVETNAFSEEYVSPMENIVKTNFHGDYGYSRQNNSSNTIELDTNKAIEKTVFVNLGYQLPSIELLNVDENSRHEYEKLKAQAQLKENSINNTFREFNVDAKVVDKNIGPTVTKFEVQPGPRTKVNNVTSLENDLKLSLATQNIRIEAPIPGKTLVGIEVPNDTSMVVPLRSVIEKAPLTKISSKLLFAIGKTVSGELLFGELDKAPHLLVAGSTGSGKSVMINGIITSILLRAKPHEVKLLLIDPKKVELSIYSSIPHLLAPVISDMNLANSALKKVINEMERRYALMQSTKTKNIETYNATVKDPAKKLPFYVVVIDELADLMMTANKKDVEDSIKRITQMARAAGIHLIVATQRPSTDVITGVIKSNITTRIGFSVASTIDSRTILDSSGAEKLIGKGDLLYHPPNANNVTRAQGSFVSDDEIKRIVDHCSRQQNQMFEEEFMVQENESYEPSGGSRQKDPLFEEIKQYVIREQKASTSLIQRKFSIGYGRAARIIDELEENGVIGPAKNNSKPRDVYIKNGDFY, encoded by the coding sequence ATGAATGATTATGGGCGTAATCATATTACACTAGATGCTAACGATGATGATCGTACAAGAGCACTAGATATCCAAAGAAAACAAAGAAGACCTGATTCAATTGCATGAATTATTTCAGCGCTACTTTTATTTTTCATAAATGTTGTAGCATTAGGAAGAATAACGGTGATTGGACAATTGTTAGATGATTTAGTCTTCACTTTTTTGTTTGGTTGATTTAAGTATTTTTTATATTTATTGTTTTTTATAATCGATTTTGCCATATACTTTGGTATTAAATTTAAACCCAAAAAGAGATTTTTAGCCATGATTTTTGTAACTTGAATAATGTGTTGTTGAGTAATTTCATCAATATTGTTTATTGTTGCGCATAATTTAAAGTCAGATGATCTTGTAATTCCTAATTATTGAAGTAAAGATATTTTTTTGAACTCTCTTAAATCTTATCTAACTCAGTGAAAAACTCATTCATTCTTTGGTTCAACTCAAAATTTACTAGTTTCAAGTAAAGATAGTTATTTTACAACATATGCTGGGGGAGGATTTATTGGTGCATTTTTATCAGGAATATCAAGCTATTTAACTATTTATGGTTCATTAATTTTAGCTTTAGTATTTTTCTTTATAAATATGGTTTGAATTTTTACAGGAGATCCATTTTATTTGTTTAAACCAAAAAACAAAAGAAGAGGAAAAAGATTAAGAATTTTATCGTTAAAAAGTAAAGATAGTAATGGAAATATAAATAAAATAAAAAGACCTAAAAGAAATAGCATTTTTAGTGTGATTAATTTAGATGGTGAAAGAACATTAGATGAGCGTGATATTTTAGCATCAGTAAAAGAGTCTGATATTACAATTGAGATGCCTAGTTATATAAAAAATAGTGATCATTATATTTATAGAAATGTTGATGAAAACTTTTATAATGAAGATTATGTAAGTAGTCCACAAGCAAGTTATGATCCAATTTTTGATTTTGACCAAAATATTTTAGGAAGTTCAAGTAAAGGTTATTTGCAAGTTCAAGATAATTACAATAACTTAGCAGAACAACAAAATTTTCAACAATATCAAAATTTTAATAATCAAAATAATTACAATTATCAACAATCTTATCAGCAAACTCCAAAATTTATGAATCAATATCAAGATATGGGATATACTAATAATCAATTTACCGGAAATGATAACTCATTATTTGCAAACAGTCAAATAGAAGCAAAAGAAAATTTTATCGAAGCACAAGAAGATGTAAGAAAAGCATTTGAAAGACAAACAAGTATAACTCCCCATGGTTTTAATGGAAAAACTCAAGAGTTTTTAAGTGCAATGAAAAAAGAAAAACTAGAAAAAGAAGGTCAAGTTCAAAGTACATTAGACCAATTTTTAGTAAAAGATAAAGTGTATAAAAACGAAGTTGAAACAAATGCCTTTAGTGAAGAATATGTTTCTCCAATGGAAAATATAGTTAAAACAAATTTTCATGGTGACTATGGTTATTCAAGACAAAATAACTCTTCAAATACAATCGAATTAGATACAAATAAAGCAATCGAAAAAACTGTTTTTGTAAATTTAGGGTATCAACTTCCCTCAATCGAGTTATTAAACGTTGATGAAAATAGTAGACATGAATATGAAAAACTAAAAGCACAAGCGCAATTAAAAGAAAATTCAATAAATAATACCTTTAGAGAATTTAATGTTGATGCTAAAGTTGTGGATAAAAATATTGGTCCAACTGTGACAAAATTCGAAGTACAACCTGGACCAAGAACTAAAGTTAATAATGTAACTAGTTTAGAAAATGATTTAAAATTAAGTTTAGCAACTCAAAATATCAGAATTGAAGCACCTATCCCAGGTAAAACTTTAGTAGGTATTGAAGTGCCTAATGATACTTCAATGGTTGTTCCTTTACGTAGTGTTATAGAAAAAGCACCATTAACAAAAATAAGTTCTAAACTATTATTTGCTATTGGTAAAACAGTCTCTGGAGAATTATTGTTTGGAGAATTAGATAAAGCTCCCCACTTGTTAGTTGCTGGATCAACAGGTAGTGGTAAATCGGTTATGATTAATGGAATTATTACATCAATCTTATTAAGAGCTAAACCTCATGAAGTTAAATTACTTTTAATCGATCCTAAAAAAGTAGAATTATCTATTTATTCATCAATTCCACATTTACTTGCACCGGTTATTAGTGATATGAATTTAGCGAATAGTGCATTAAAAAAAGTAATTAATGAAATGGAACGTAGATATGCTTTGATGCAATCTACTAAAACAAAAAATATCGAAACTTATAACGCAACTGTTAAAGATCCTGCAAAAAAATTACCATTCTATGTTGTTGTGATTGATGAGTTAGCTGACTTAATGATGACTGCAAATAAAAAAGATGTTGAAGATTCAATCAAAAGAATTACTCAAATGGCTAGAGCGGCAGGTATTCATTTAATCGTAGCAACTCAAAGACCATCAACAGATGTTATAACAGGAGTTATTAAATCAAACATCACAACTAGAATCGGATTTTCAGTTGCAAGTACAATTGATTCAAGAACTATTTTAGATTCATCTGGTGCTGAAAAATTAATTGGAAAAGGGGACTTATTATATCATCCACCAAATGCAAATAATGTTACAAGAGCACAAGGTTCATTTGTAAGCGATGATGAAATTAAAAGAATTGTTGATCATTGTTCAAGACAACAAAATCAAATGTTTGAAGAAGAATTTATGGTTCAAGAAAATGAAAGTTATGAACCTTCTGGAGGTTCAAGACAAAAAGACCCATTATTTGAAGAAATAAAACAATATGTTATAAGAGAACAAAAAGCATCAACCAGTTTAATTCAAAGAAAATTTTCAATCGGTTATGGAAGAGCTGCAAGAATAATTGATGAACTTGAAGAAAATGGTGTAATAGGACCAGCAAAAAACAACTCAAAACCAAGGGATGTTTATATTAAAAATGGAGACTTTTATTAA